ACCATCCCTATGTGTTGCTCCCATGCTCATTTTCTTGTGGTTCTTCCCCCCCACCTTTACAAGGTGCAGCCATGTCCTTggaatagaatttttttttaaatttacttattTTAAGTCTTAAATTTACAGTCTCAAACTTTGTTCCATCAGCAGCTGTCAGAACAGGCTAGATTCAGAGTGTCATTTCCCATGCTGTAACTCAGTTCTCAGGGACTGTAGTTGTGATGGTTTTTGCCTTCAATTCTCTCCAGCAAAGTCCCGACGAGCCCCTGCGCAGCAGGAAGGTGTTTGTggggcgctgcaccgaggacatgaCGGCAGATGAGCTCCGACAGTTCTTTGCCCAGTATGGGGAGGTGGTAGATGTCTTCATTCCTAAACCCTTCCGAGCTTTTGCTTTTGTTACGTTTGCAGATGATCAGGTaagtcttaaaatattttaacttcaTAGACTATATTTCAGTAGCGTGATGAAGTGTCATTTCTGGAACTACACATGAAATGCTTACTTGTCCACTGTCTGATTTATTGACTGGGCTGAGAGTACACTTTCAGATGCCGCTGTGCAGACAGGACTTTGTACTACAGTTAGTGTAGTGATGATTGCAAAGCTAAATCATTTCAAATTGAATTAAGTACATGCATTTGCTTTCTTTGCAGGATAAATATCTGGTCAGAATTGTAGGGGGTGTTTTGTGTTTTGTCTTGTACTGCTAACATTTTTGAAAAAAAGGACATCGAACATACATTTAATCAATCCCTTATTTCTTATAGGTTGCCCAGTCTCTTTGTGGAGAGGACTTGATCATTAAAGGAATCAGCGTACATATATCCAATGCTGAACCTAAACACAATAGCAGTAGACAGTTAGAGAGAGGTGGAAGATTTGGTGGTAACCCGGGAGGCTTTGGGAATCAGGGGGGATTTGGTAACAGTAGAGGAGGTGGGGGAGGACTGGGCAACAACCAGGGCAGCAACATGGGCGGGGGTATGAACTTCGGGGCCTTTAGCATCAACCCTGCCATGATGGCAGCAGCGcaggctgccctgcagagcagctgggggaTGATGGGCATGCTGGCCAGCCAGCAGAACCAGTCAGGGCCCTCGGGGAACAACCAGCCTCAGGGCAACATGCAGCGGGAGCAGAACCAGGGTTTTAGTTCAGGCAACAACTCGTACGGAGGGTCCAACTCGGGGGCAGCGATAGGCTGGGGCTCAGCCTCCAACCCCGGCTCCAGCAGTGGGTTCAACGGGGGCTTTGGTTCAAGCATGGATTCCAAGTCATCAGGCTGGGGAATGTAGACGCAGTGGGCTCTGATACTGACTCTATGGTGGGAAATCAAATTTTTTAACTCATGGTAAGTATACTGTAAATTACGTATATGCTAAAGTTTTCCAAATGAATTTGTTCAGTGTGCAGTATATTCAGCAGTATTTTtgacatttttcttttctaaaaaaaaaagaaaaaaaaaagaaaaagaaaagaaaggtaaAAGGAATTTTCTAAGTTTTGTTACATATCTGGTTGGAATTCTGAATGTTTGGAAGTGGACTGCTGTTTGCCCGATAGGTGAACTAACACTACAGTCTATAGGAAAGGTTTCTCCTGTAATACTTTACCCCTTGTTTCCCGGCTACATGAATTCTTTGCATGTTCAAAATGGAACCATTGGTCAGAAACAGCATTCTCTCCCTCT
This genomic stretch from Melospiza melodia melodia isolate bMelMel2 chromosome 26, bMelMel2.pri, whole genome shotgun sequence harbors:
- the TARDBP gene encoding TAR DNA-binding protein 43; its protein translation is MSEYIRVTEDENDEPIEIPSEDDGTVLLSTVTAQFPGACGLRYRNPVSQCMRGVRLVEGILHAPEAGWGNLVYVVNYPKDNKRKMDETDASSAVKVKRAVQKTSDLIVLGLPWKTTEQDLKEYFSTFGEVLMVQVKKDIKTGHSKGFGFVRFTDYETQVKVMSQRHMIDGRWCDCKLPNSKQSPDEPLRSRKVFVGRCTEDMTADELRQFFAQYGEVVDVFIPKPFRAFAFVTFADDQVAQSLCGEDLIIKGISVHISNAEPKHNSSRQLERGGRFGGNPGGFGNQGGFGNSRGGGGGLGNNQGSNMGGGMNFGAFSINPAMMAAAQAALQSSWGMMGMLASQQNQSGPSGNNQPQGNMQREQNQGFSSGNNSYGGSNSGAAIGWGSASNPGSSSGFNGGFGSSMDSKSSGWGM